One segment of Primulina tabacum isolate GXHZ01 chromosome 6, ASM2559414v2, whole genome shotgun sequence DNA contains the following:
- the LOC142548753 gene encoding putative inactive receptor-like protein kinase At3g56050 isoform X1, with the protein MKNNPGFVLVFVEMKEFWRSRNSLLAAIAIYCLSLQNLTICLSLNDEGVALLKFKESVMNDPFGALSNWIDEVGTESPCSWFGVGCSQGYVVALNLEDLCLSGTLAPDLGNLVHMKSINLRNNSFSGVIPQKLAILKDLEVLNLGYNNFSGEVPCQLGNNFSLAILLLDNNELLSSRCDEIYELQKLSEVQVEEELLSGPIRNRNSVLWDSLEKGEAPQRKLLQETPRARRRGWRFLPPPIPTIRNSSSPSPPPSPPPSPSPSPSPSPSPVALAPSFYPSLSPVTRVFPPLLPAPTESPGTSTENSKKSHQLLILSPAIGFVLLLLVCFFYWKSGKVAAVNPWATGLSGPLRRAFVTGVPKLQKSELEVACEDFSNVIASSSVCTLYKGTLSSGVEIAVASIATGSAKEWTNSVEAQFRKKIDTLSKVNHKNFVSLLGYCEEEEPFTRMMIFEYAPNGTLFEHIHIREAEHLDWEARLRVAMGVAYCLEHMHSLRPSLAHNNLTSSSIYLTEDYAAKLADFVVLDEKAAAETEPNISSNVYSFGVVLFEMVTGKLPYAVGSSDSLQDWASDYLRGLQSLRETIDPTLKTYREDQLQLIDGLIRSCVDPDSKQRPVMNEVCVRLREITGIEPEGAIPKSSPLWWAELEILSTQTN; encoded by the exons ATGAAAAATAATCCTGGGTTTGTTTTAGTTTTTGTTGAAATGAAAGAGTTTTGGAGATCTAGAAATAGTCTCCTGGCGGCAATTGCGATATACTGTCTAAGCCTGCAGAACTTAACCATTTGCTTGTCCCTCAATGATGAAG GTGTGGCTTTGCTGAAATTTAAAGAGAGTGTGATGAATGATCCTTTTGGGGCTTTATCAAATTGGATTGATGAAGTAGGAACAGAAAGTCCATGTTCTTGGTTTGGAGTTGGGTGCTCACAAGGATACGTTGTAGCTTT GAACCTGGAAGATCTCTGCCTGAGCGGTACCTTGGCTCCTGATTTGGGGAACTTGGTTCACATGAAATCCAT AAACTTGCGCAACAATTCTTTTTCTGGCGTAATCCCCCAAAAGTTAGCGATATTAAAGGACTTAGAGGTATTAAATCTTGGATACAATAACTTCAGTGGAGAGGTTCCATGTCAGCTTGGCAATAATTTCTCATTGGCAATCCT TTTGCTAGACAATAATGAGCTTCTTAGCAGCAGATGTGATGAAATTTATGAACTCCAAAAGCTATCTGAAGTTCAAGTGGAGGAAGAGTTGCTATCGGGCCCCATAAGGAACAGGAATTCAGTCTTGTG GGATTCACTGGAAAAAGGAGAAGCGCCACAAAGAAAATTGTTACAAGAAACTCCTAGAGCACGGAGGCGAGGTTGGAGATTTCTACCCCCACCAATACCCACAATAAGAAATTCATCTTCCCCATCTCCTCCTCCGTCTCCTCCTCCGTCTCCGTCTCCGTCTCCGTCTCCATCTCCATCTCCTGTTGCATTAGCACCATCCTTTTATCCTTCCCTCTCTCCCGTTACACGTGTTTTTCCTCCTTTGCTTCCTGCCCCAACAGAAAGTCCTGGCACATCGACTGAAAATTCTAAGAAGAGTCATCAACTTCTTATACTGTCTCCCGCCATTGGATTTGTCCTACTTTTACTTGTTTGCTTCTTCTATTGGAAGAGTGGTAAGGTCGCTGCCGTAAATCCCTGGGCTACTGGACTAAGTGGACCATTGAGGAGAGCATTTGTAACTG GGGTCCCGAAACTTCAAAAATCTGAACTTGAGGTTGCTTGTGAAGATTTTAGCAATGTGATTGCCTCTTCTTCAGTTTGCACACTGTATAAAGGTACCTTGTCTAGTGGAGTTGAGATAGCTGTAGCATCTATTGCAACAGGATCTGCGAAAGAGTGGACGAATAGTGTGGAAGCTCAGTTCAGAAAGAAG ATTGACACATTATCAAAAGTAAATCACAAGAATTTTGTTAGCCTACTTGGATATTGTGAGGAAGAGGAGCCTTTCACTAGGATGATGATTTTCGAGTACGCTCCCAATGGAACCCTCTTTGAGCACATACACA TAAGAGAAGCTGAACACTTGGACTGGGAAGCACGACTAAGAGTAGCAATGGGTGTTGCGTACTGTCTCGAACACATGCACTCATTGAGACCATCACTAGCCCACAACAACTTAACTTCCTCATCCATATATCTCACTGAAGATTATGCAGCAAAATTAGCAGATTTTGTGGTGTTGGACGAAAAGGCtgcagctgaaactgaaccaaataTTTCAAGTAATGTTTATAGTTTTGGAGTCGTGCTATTTGAGATGGTTACTGGTAAACTCCCGTACGCTGTAGGTAGTAGTGACTCACTCCAAGACTGGGCATCGGATTATCTAAGAGGATTACAGTCTTTGAGGGAGACAATTGATCCTACTCTGAAAACATATCGGGAAGATCAACTTCAACTTATTGATGGTTTGATAAGATCGTGTGTTGATCCTGATTCGAAACAGAGACCAGTTATGAATGAAGTTTGTGTGAGGCTGAGAGAAATAACGGGGATTGAACCCGAAGGGGCAATCCCGAAATCATCTCCTCTTTGGTGGGCGGAGCTCGAGATTTTGTCAACTCAGACTAACTAG
- the LOC142548753 gene encoding putative inactive receptor-like protein kinase At3g56050 isoform X2 — MNDPFGALSNWIDEVGTESPCSWFGVGCSQGYVVALNLEDLCLSGTLAPDLGNLVHMKSINLRNNSFSGVIPQKLAILKDLEVLNLGYNNFSGEVPCQLGNNFSLAILLLDNNELLSSRCDEIYELQKLSEVQVEEELLSGPIRNRNSVLWDSLEKGEAPQRKLLQETPRARRRGWRFLPPPIPTIRNSSSPSPPPSPPPSPSPSPSPSPSPVALAPSFYPSLSPVTRVFPPLLPAPTESPGTSTENSKKSHQLLILSPAIGFVLLLLVCFFYWKSGKVAAVNPWATGLSGPLRRAFVTGVPKLQKSELEVACEDFSNVIASSSVCTLYKGTLSSGVEIAVASIATGSAKEWTNSVEAQFRKKIDTLSKVNHKNFVSLLGYCEEEEPFTRMMIFEYAPNGTLFEHIHIREAEHLDWEARLRVAMGVAYCLEHMHSLRPSLAHNNLTSSSIYLTEDYAAKLADFVVLDEKAAAETEPNISSNVYSFGVVLFEMVTGKLPYAVGSSDSLQDWASDYLRGLQSLRETIDPTLKTYREDQLQLIDGLIRSCVDPDSKQRPVMNEVCVRLREITGIEPEGAIPKSSPLWWAELEILSTQTN, encoded by the exons ATGAATGATCCTTTTGGGGCTTTATCAAATTGGATTGATGAAGTAGGAACAGAAAGTCCATGTTCTTGGTTTGGAGTTGGGTGCTCACAAGGATACGTTGTAGCTTT GAACCTGGAAGATCTCTGCCTGAGCGGTACCTTGGCTCCTGATTTGGGGAACTTGGTTCACATGAAATCCAT AAACTTGCGCAACAATTCTTTTTCTGGCGTAATCCCCCAAAAGTTAGCGATATTAAAGGACTTAGAGGTATTAAATCTTGGATACAATAACTTCAGTGGAGAGGTTCCATGTCAGCTTGGCAATAATTTCTCATTGGCAATCCT TTTGCTAGACAATAATGAGCTTCTTAGCAGCAGATGTGATGAAATTTATGAACTCCAAAAGCTATCTGAAGTTCAAGTGGAGGAAGAGTTGCTATCGGGCCCCATAAGGAACAGGAATTCAGTCTTGTG GGATTCACTGGAAAAAGGAGAAGCGCCACAAAGAAAATTGTTACAAGAAACTCCTAGAGCACGGAGGCGAGGTTGGAGATTTCTACCCCCACCAATACCCACAATAAGAAATTCATCTTCCCCATCTCCTCCTCCGTCTCCTCCTCCGTCTCCGTCTCCGTCTCCGTCTCCATCTCCATCTCCTGTTGCATTAGCACCATCCTTTTATCCTTCCCTCTCTCCCGTTACACGTGTTTTTCCTCCTTTGCTTCCTGCCCCAACAGAAAGTCCTGGCACATCGACTGAAAATTCTAAGAAGAGTCATCAACTTCTTATACTGTCTCCCGCCATTGGATTTGTCCTACTTTTACTTGTTTGCTTCTTCTATTGGAAGAGTGGTAAGGTCGCTGCCGTAAATCCCTGGGCTACTGGACTAAGTGGACCATTGAGGAGAGCATTTGTAACTG GGGTCCCGAAACTTCAAAAATCTGAACTTGAGGTTGCTTGTGAAGATTTTAGCAATGTGATTGCCTCTTCTTCAGTTTGCACACTGTATAAAGGTACCTTGTCTAGTGGAGTTGAGATAGCTGTAGCATCTATTGCAACAGGATCTGCGAAAGAGTGGACGAATAGTGTGGAAGCTCAGTTCAGAAAGAAG ATTGACACATTATCAAAAGTAAATCACAAGAATTTTGTTAGCCTACTTGGATATTGTGAGGAAGAGGAGCCTTTCACTAGGATGATGATTTTCGAGTACGCTCCCAATGGAACCCTCTTTGAGCACATACACA TAAGAGAAGCTGAACACTTGGACTGGGAAGCACGACTAAGAGTAGCAATGGGTGTTGCGTACTGTCTCGAACACATGCACTCATTGAGACCATCACTAGCCCACAACAACTTAACTTCCTCATCCATATATCTCACTGAAGATTATGCAGCAAAATTAGCAGATTTTGTGGTGTTGGACGAAAAGGCtgcagctgaaactgaaccaaataTTTCAAGTAATGTTTATAGTTTTGGAGTCGTGCTATTTGAGATGGTTACTGGTAAACTCCCGTACGCTGTAGGTAGTAGTGACTCACTCCAAGACTGGGCATCGGATTATCTAAGAGGATTACAGTCTTTGAGGGAGACAATTGATCCTACTCTGAAAACATATCGGGAAGATCAACTTCAACTTATTGATGGTTTGATAAGATCGTGTGTTGATCCTGATTCGAAACAGAGACCAGTTATGAATGAAGTTTGTGTGAGGCTGAGAGAAATAACGGGGATTGAACCCGAAGGGGCAATCCCGAAATCATCTCCTCTTTGGTGGGCGGAGCTCGAGATTTTGTCAACTCAGACTAACTAG